One window of Candidatus Nanosynbacter sp. HMT-352 genomic DNA carries:
- a CDS encoding ABC transporter permease produces MKKYWIGIFGQVRAQQKRFVRDKMALFFTFLFPLIFLLVFGSVFSNDSTSFNIAIVNNSQTEFAKSFVKNAKENSKDSILKIKDVKDMNDAREKMKRSELNGIIELPSNFGAIKNNGNHPIPTGTMNVIYSKGSEQTGGALVAVMNQITNSINSQMGQPEAPLKAVGKAIGDEQLKSFDYMFTGLLTFSLMSIGIFGLANRIPAEKKRGLYRRLRAAPFTSGQLIISTAIHYTTISLLSLVMMVVAGTLIFHFNMRGDWTLFAMMSVSSAFMTVGVGLLIAGLSENEDQSSSLSNLISFPMMFLSGTFFPLYLFPEWLRSVAQFIPITPVTDGFRLIMTEHATFVEVLPQFGIIAAWTFAIYLVAIKLFRWE; encoded by the coding sequence ATGAAAAAATATTGGATTGGAATATTCGGGCAAGTTCGCGCTCAACAAAAGCGTTTCGTCCGAGATAAAATGGCGCTATTTTTCACTTTTCTTTTTCCGCTGATTTTTCTATTGGTTTTTGGGTCAGTTTTTAGTAATGATTCGACCAGTTTTAATATTGCAATTGTCAACAATTCGCAGACGGAATTTGCCAAAAGTTTCGTTAAAAATGCCAAAGAAAATTCGAAGGATTCGATTCTCAAAATTAAAGACGTTAAAGATATGAATGACGCACGTGAAAAAATGAAGCGGTCGGAGCTTAACGGTATTATTGAGCTTCCAAGCAATTTTGGTGCGATAAAAAATAATGGCAATCATCCTATTCCAACAGGCACGATGAATGTTATTTACTCCAAAGGTTCTGAGCAAACAGGTGGCGCGTTGGTGGCAGTGATGAATCAGATTACCAATAGTATCAATAGTCAGATGGGTCAACCTGAAGCTCCGCTTAAAGCTGTTGGTAAAGCGATTGGTGATGAGCAATTAAAATCGTTTGACTACATGTTTACGGGACTATTGACTTTCAGTTTGATGAGTATAGGTATTTTTGGCTTGGCTAACCGAATACCGGCTGAAAAGAAACGTGGTTTATATCGTCGGTTACGTGCAGCGCCATTTACTTCGGGTCAGCTAATCATCTCCACAGCAATTCATTATACGACGATTTCCTTGCTTAGTTTGGTTATGATGGTTGTCGCTGGGACGTTGATATTCCACTTTAATATGCGAGGCGACTGGACACTATTTGCAATGATGTCTGTATCGTCTGCATTTATGACTGTGGGTGTGGGGTTATTAATTGCTGGGTTATCAGAGAACGAAGATCAGTCCTCCTCATTAAGTAACTTAATCTCTTTCCCAATGATGTTTTTATCTGGTACGTTTTTTCCACTTTATCTATTTCCAGAATGGTTGCGAAGCGTTGCTCAATTTATCCCTATAACGCCAGTTACGGACGGCTTTCGATTAATCATGACCGAGCATGCGACCTTCGTAGAAGTTTTACCGCAATTTGGTATCATTGCAGCCTGGACTTTTGCGATTTACCTCGTGGCTATTAAATTATTTAGGTGGGAATAA
- the lysS gene encoding lysine--tRNA ligase: MKWLNDIINTFQDTNKEILVSSGASPSGVYHVGHLREIVIADAVVRALKKAGIRARHVHVSDNLDAFRKVPVNLPASYEQYLGMPLCMVPSPDDRYDSWADFCLKPFLDSADKIGVTMDVVYASDKYRSGFFVPAIERSLSRIDKAKSAIQEVSGRRLDDQWSPIQIMEHGRLKNRRFISMDSDAKTITYRSHDDSEHTVRYDDGQVKLDWRLDWPGRWWLLGVDVEPFGRDHATKGGSYDTGKRIAREVYDIDAPVPVPYEFINRTGDTKKMSASKGTGVNAHDVVDMLPPEVVRYFILRYSPAKRLYFDETDSLVRLVDDFAAMKQHPQNELDKQLLFLCTDGLDQPAVSSIPFSHLVISYQAALCDMVKTVEILRRSSEYARIVDEEEAVIITELGYVSRWLEKWAPESLKFRLTDEVNPDEFSPEQKEYLRRLADDIAEAPAGADGNWFHQAIYAYKESGLLLPRELFTTIYRALIGKDSGPRAGWFLSILPRDWLIERLRLVK, encoded by the coding sequence ATGAAGTGGCTTAATGATATAATAAATACTTTTCAGGATACTAATAAAGAGATTTTGGTTTCCTCGGGTGCGTCACCGTCGGGGGTGTATCATGTGGGGCATTTGCGCGAGATCGTCATTGCTGACGCCGTGGTGCGGGCGCTGAAGAAAGCAGGCATTCGGGCGCGTCACGTTCACGTTTCAGACAACCTCGACGCCTTTCGTAAAGTGCCGGTTAATTTGCCAGCTAGTTATGAGCAGTACTTGGGTATGCCACTTTGCATGGTGCCGTCACCAGATGATCGGTACGATTCGTGGGCGGATTTTTGCTTGAAGCCATTCCTCGACAGCGCCGATAAAATTGGTGTGACTATGGACGTGGTCTATGCTAGCGATAAATATCGGAGCGGGTTTTTTGTGCCAGCCATCGAGCGCTCGCTGAGCCGCATTGACAAAGCTAAGTCGGCCATCCAGGAAGTATCGGGTCGGCGGCTGGATGATCAGTGGTCGCCAATTCAAATCATGGAGCATGGTCGGCTAAAAAATCGCCGGTTCATCAGCATGGATAGCGATGCTAAAACGATTACCTATCGTAGTCACGATGACTCGGAGCACACGGTTCGGTACGATGACGGGCAGGTAAAGCTGGACTGGCGGTTGGATTGGCCGGGGCGGTGGTGGCTGCTCGGTGTTGATGTTGAGCCGTTTGGTCGTGATCACGCGACGAAGGGCGGTTCGTATGATACCGGCAAGCGGATCGCTCGCGAGGTTTATGACATTGATGCGCCAGTACCAGTGCCATATGAATTTATTAATCGCACCGGTGATACGAAAAAGATGAGCGCCAGTAAGGGTACTGGCGTGAACGCACACGACGTTGTTGATATGCTGCCGCCTGAGGTAGTGCGCTACTTTATCCTTCGATATTCGCCAGCCAAGCGGCTGTATTTTGACGAGACCGATAGCCTGGTGCGGCTGGTTGACGACTTCGCGGCGATGAAGCAGCATCCGCAAAATGAGCTTGATAAACAGCTATTATTCTTGTGTACTGACGGGCTAGATCAGCCAGCGGTCAGCTCAATTCCATTCTCGCATCTGGTTATTTCATACCAAGCGGCGCTGTGCGACATGGTAAAAACAGTAGAGATTTTGCGGCGCAGTTCGGAATATGCCCGCATCGTCGACGAGGAAGAAGCAGTGATCATCACAGAACTAGGCTATGTCAGTCGGTGGCTGGAAAAGTGGGCGCCCGAGTCATTGAAGTTTCGTCTGACGGACGAGGTAAATCCCGATGAGTTCTCGCCAGAGCAAAAAGAATACTTGAGGCGATTAGCTGACGATATCGCCGAGGCGCCGGCTGGGGCTGATGGTAACTGGTTTCATCAAGCAATTTACGCCTACAAAGAGAGCGGTTTGCTACTGCCGCGGGAGCTCTTCACCACCATCTACCGCGCGCTCATTGGCAAAGATTCCGGGCCACGCGCTGGCTGGTTCTTGTCGATTTTGCCGCGGGATTGGTTGATTGAGCGATTGCGACTAGTCAAGTAG
- a CDS encoding DsbA family protein, which translates to MNRQKSSGIALIWALSGIVIVGIVALFIYGIVNRPPNRHIGDNKPWNEKMSQGSADAKNVFIDYTDYFCSFCAEVETATGTEFFKNDYIKSGKVRYEHRVVTLLKEMTNNTETGAHAAFCAADQDKYWQYTHDIVPRIKSDYFDKGIGVKNVAVPKKIPALPLEYFLTSAKNVGMNESQFSDCMTKKPHQKEIDSNTQKALSLGVNGLPYMVVNDYQTSGFAGGESGLRAILKAGGVK; encoded by the coding sequence ATGAATCGACAAAAATCATCAGGCATAGCGCTTATTTGGGCTCTTTCGGGAATTGTAATCGTGGGAATTGTGGCTTTGTTTATTTATGGAATTGTCAATCGCCCGCCGAATCGTCACATTGGTGACAATAAACCATGGAACGAAAAAATGTCGCAAGGATCCGCTGACGCGAAAAACGTGTTCATTGATTATACTGACTATTTTTGTTCATTTTGCGCCGAAGTTGAAACCGCAACCGGCACAGAATTCTTCAAAAATGACTATATTAAATCCGGCAAAGTTCGTTATGAGCATCGCGTAGTGACACTATTAAAAGAGATGACCAACAATACCGAAACTGGTGCTCACGCTGCGTTTTGCGCTGCTGATCAAGATAAATATTGGCAGTACACTCACGATATTGTCCCGCGCATTAAAAGCGATTATTTCGATAAAGGAATTGGCGTAAAAAACGTTGCCGTGCCGAAGAAAATCCCTGCTCTTCCGCTGGAATATTTCCTAACTTCCGCCAAAAACGTCGGCATGAATGAATCACAATTTTCCGATTGCATGACCAAAAAGCCGCACCAAAAAGAAATTGATAGCAACACACAAAAAGCCTTGTCTCTTGGCGTGAACGGCTTGCCATATATGGTTGTTAACGATTATCAAACCAGCGGATTCGCCGGTGGCGAGAGTGGCTTAAGAGCAATTTTGAAGGCTGGCGGCGTTAAATAA
- a CDS encoding ABC transporter ATP-binding protein has protein sequence MEFEPIIKVDKLVKTYDGNNVVDGVSFEVKKGEIFGILGPNGAGKTTTLEMLEALRSIDGGVATIDGIDVAKKPKDIKNIIGIQLQSTAFYDKLTLREQLKMFGSLYGRTVDTEALLAKVQLMEKAKNYVEQLSGGQKQRFAIASTLVNNPKVLFLDEPTTGLDPQARRNLWDLIEEIRDEGITILLTTHYMDEAELLCDRLAIMDSGKIITIDTPHNLIQQLLARGFKKEQVVEQANLEDVFIDLTGKAIRD, from the coding sequence GTGGAATTTGAGCCAATTATAAAAGTCGATAAACTCGTTAAGACTTATGATGGAAATAACGTGGTCGACGGCGTGTCGTTTGAGGTTAAAAAGGGCGAGATATTTGGGATCCTTGGTCCTAACGGCGCGGGCAAAACAACAACGTTGGAAATGTTGGAAGCACTCAGGTCAATTGACGGCGGCGTGGCTACAATTGACGGCATAGATGTCGCTAAGAAACCTAAGGACATTAAGAATATAATTGGCATTCAGCTTCAGTCGACGGCTTTTTATGACAAACTGACTTTGCGTGAACAATTGAAAATGTTTGGTAGTTTATATGGTCGGACGGTTGATACCGAGGCGCTGCTTGCTAAGGTTCAATTGATGGAAAAGGCTAAGAATTATGTCGAGCAACTTTCTGGCGGTCAAAAACAGCGTTTTGCGATTGCTTCAACATTGGTGAATAATCCGAAAGTGTTGTTTCTGGACGAGCCAACCACGGGGCTTGATCCGCAGGCGCGCCGAAATTTGTGGGACTTGATTGAGGAAATTCGCGACGAGGGAATTACGATTCTTTTGACGACGCATTATATGGACGAGGCGGAATTATTGTGTGATCGTCTGGCAATTATGGATAGTGGTAAGATTATCACAATTGATACGCCGCATAATCTCATCCAGCAATTATTGGCGCGCGGTTTCAAGAAGGAACAAGTTGTTGAGCAAGCCAATTTGGAGGACGTGTTTATTGATTTAACAGGAAAGGCAATTCGGGATTAA